AGTGATTTTGTAACACCACGAGATCTAACGTAAGGCTTATATATTCATTTTGTATACTAGTCACATCTACTACATAATCTTCATAAGTAGCTTCATCTTTATctgtataataatttttaacataaccCGTAATATATATTGTCAAATCTCGTTAAGCTCCTTCTTAATACACGAGTAAATTGTTCTACTCTTCTTTTGTTTCATATCTTTCAAAAACAACAATCAAGGCCTAACATGGATTGTGGTAAGCACAAGTCCTTTCTTGCAGGGACAACACTAATCAAGAATCGGTATTGGGGTAGCCATATTCTGAAATTGTCATCAGCAAACAGAAATATACAAGTAATTTGGAAATTTCTACAAAGATCAAAGGGCTGACCATTTTGATAAGAAAATTCATATTTACGTGAGTAAAAACTGTGCTGCTATGCACTTCCAAAGTTGCACCACTCACAAGGAGTGCAGTTGACAGGCTCCAACAGTTAGCACATGTACATCCGTACATATCAAAAGAGTTATCGACATAAGTGGTCATTAAGCAGAAAACCTATTTGACGGTGCTAACAAGCAAAAACTTTAGCACTAACCCTAGTAACTAACTGCATCCTAAATGTTAGTTCTAGATCACAATGAGTTGCTGTATCTTATAGGACACTTTTATATAGCAGTCTGCACATGAGCTAGGATGTCCTTCTTACTCTTTGCCACATAATGTCGCCTCATATCATAACTAAGTTTGTCAAAGTCCTCCGCAATTCCAAGGTAGCCATACAACGCGTCTTCAATCTTGTCTTGAGAAACTCCCTCGCTGCACTCTGCCCCGGCATCAATCTCTTTAAGTTCAGCCCTTCCATGTTTCTTCTCAGCAAAAACATTATTCAGTTTCTCTGCTTCTTGCATACCCGAAAAGGTTGCATTGAACTTCACcagaaaaatatttgaatttccAGATTTTCCATGGCATATTCTGGTATTGCCTTCACTTAAACCCATATCTGCAACAAAGTGAATGCAGGAAACCACACCCAAAGAAAAAAGAATATCAAGCAACATAGTCTATCATAGCGCAGAATAAAttataaagtatttcaaaaaactaattatactattaaaattatatatgtaagATGGACCGTTCAACTTTGTCAATGCAAATATTTGGGTATCCTAGTCAGGCAATGTAAAAGTTCAATCATCAGGTTCAGAAACAGAGCGTGAGTGAAAATCAAAGAGAAGTCCGAGTTTAGAATCCACATACTAGGCACAATTGTATGCAATATAgacacttaagataaataagatGAGCAGCAAAAGTGGGTGGAAGCTAAAAGACGAAAAATGGAAAAGAGATTAAATTCATAATCACCTCTCAAAATATTCTCAAGTTGTCCCACAGAGATCTTCCCGTGCTCATTGTTATAGGATGTTTTTGGAGATCCATTGTGAACTATTAAAACAGGTGGCCAAACAATTATATCTTCCTTCAAAGAACAAGCCTCAACATCAGGCAATGATTTGCAAATCCAGCGGCCATTAGATTGAGCTGATGGATCCCAACCCATCAAGACGCATAAAGCTCTATGGAACCCCAGATGTGGTGTTCTAAGCCCAACCTTCAGAGATGTAAATGCATGCATAGCAACATCTTTTGTTTGCATAAACTCTTTATAGCTGTTACAAGGCATAGAAAACCATAAACCAACTTGTAAAACAACAGCTTGTAGCATTCAGGAATAGTATGATTGCTACTATGATTGCTCAGTTTAGAAAATAAATACGACAATTGTTACATGGCAACTAATAATAATGTGAACAGATTGTGAAAATATAACATAACCTCCTGAGGTTACCCTTGCGCTTGAACAACATTTTGGTTTTTGTGATATAACTTAagattccaaaaaaaataatactgtCAAGTCCAAACTAAGAATGCAGAGTGAAGCCAAGTTCGTGCTCAGTTAAAAGGGCGGCAGGGAGGGGGTTGTGGATGTAGCACTTTTTCTATAAGCTTCCTGATACTCATTAGAAAGAATTAAgagcataaaaaaataaagtataagtTTTCAAGATAGAATGCTACTTCAAAATCCACGGCAAACAGGGTTCAAGAATTAAGAGCATCTATTGAATGTTGAAGGCAAACCTGGAACATATGATGCACTTCAATGTACCACCGCTTCCTAGCTCCTTAAACTTTTTCTGTCGACCAGGATTCCCATTCAAGTAAAGGATGCATTTCAAAAACCAATTGTCCACTTGACACTTGAGTTCAAGAGAGTTTTCAGGTGGGTCCTTCTCTGCAGGCTTCACCTTGAGTGTTGACTGATCTAGATCAGCTACATGGAAAAGACCTGCTTCTTTGGTACTCTCAGGGTTTTTAGTGGTTAGCTTCTGCTGCGACTCCAAGTTGAGGCCAAGTTGCGAAGCTTGAGGATCCGATGGGGAGACATCCCTATGGTGTGCTGGCTTAAGTCTCTTTTTAATCTGGGTGGGCTTGGCTTTGCCGCTAGCTCGTGGAGCAGATGTTGAGTAACCAACATTCAAAGTCCTGACACGGTTACCATTTCCCTTCAGAAATTTAGAGGATTGAGGTCTAAGAATACGAGGAGCAAAACAATTGCGCTTCAGCCTGTTTTTCAAAGCATTACTTTCAGATTCACAAGGTTTGCTTAATCGACTTTGAAGTTCCTCGGATAAACTACCAAATGACAGTGTATGGTCAGTTTTAGACATTCCTGcatttttctttgattgaaTATGGTGGCTTGATCTCTTATTTGGATGAAAAAATTCATTATCAGGCTCAGCATTGTCATAGCTCAGAGCACCTCTACCACCCAAGTTCGAAGTTCTGTGCTTTGACCATTTCGTATTGTCAACAAATCCTCGCTTCCTTTTATGATGCTTAGACAGTTGGTCACGCAAATCAACATCTCCTGATTCAGATCTATGTTGTTGATTTTCATCCACATAAAGAGCTCTATCATCCAACAGTGGATGATTCCATGTTTGGTCTTCATATGATACGGCATATCCCAATTCATCAGATTGGTAAAGATACTCTTGTTCATGAGTAGCCATTGTCCCATATTCAAGATACCTGTTCATTGTTTCCAAATTAACCCTACCATAATCTATCTCATGGGCAGTCCTGTTGAAGTCATTCATATCCACATTAGATGCCTCTTGCAGGGTGTGACTAAAGCTATGTAATTCATTCTCTTCGAAAGCACATTCTCGAGAGTTACTAGTGAAACCATATGTTGTTAAGGAAGGATCAACAACTCCAGTTTCAAATGCATCACCTCGGCCACTGTAATATGCCACATCCTCATATTTGTCATATATGTCTTCAGACAAAGCCATTCTATTAAGCTTTCCAGAATTTGGATTTGTTGAATAGATGTACTCAGcataattttgattatattttgacTTTAGCCTTGTAATATCCTCACTAGGGATATGGCGAGCATTGGCTCTAGCTTTAGAGTATAGCATTCCATGAGCACCATAGCAACTTGACGGTGAAATACAATCATCAGTTGCAAGGCAATCAAGTTGATGATGGAAAACCTTCTGGTGAGGACCTTCAAATTCAGTATAGGAAGTTCTTCGGAATGAATTGTTTCGATCATTAGATTGTGAATGTGGAGTCAAACAAGGAGAGCTATCATCATTCCTAGATCTAAGGCAATATCCTTTCTCGTCAGTATTTCTTGGACTTTGTCTATCCGTATGCTGTGGGTATTCTCTCCTCCGGATTCTCCCATCATCTTCAAAAAAACAGCCTATCACACTCCTAGTAAGCCTTTGATTTGCAGCTTCGTCAATCAGATGACCAGTCCTCACGCATCTAGGATATTCACCGTCTTCAAGTGGATGATTAGCCACTTTCCTGGCACATTCATCATATTCAGTTGAATAATCAGTCATATTCTTAGTGCATCCATTATATTTAGAATCTCCGTCTGGAAGTCCGGAGATATTCCTAGTCTGTCTAAGATCTTCGGTTGAAAGATCAGTCACAATCCTCATAGGCCTACGATATCCACAATCTTCAGCAGAACGATCAGTCACATTCCTAATAGGCCGATGATACTCAGAATCATCGGCCAAACGACCAGTCACATTCTTGATAAGTCTATACTCAGAAGCTTCAGCCGGAAGATCAGTCACATTCCTAAGACGCATATACTCAGAATCCTCAGCCGGATGATCAGTCAAGTTCCTAATAGTTCTAGGATACTTAGAGTCATCAGCTGTACCAGTCACATTCCTAGTGACTTCATGGCACTTAGCTCTTCCACCATTACAATCATAATCAGGTAGATTCCTGATCGTCTCACCATCAACGGGTTTCAATTTCTCCACCAATCCATCATATCTCCTACCATAAGGAGCACAGACACTATCTTGCAAACCCTTTTTCTCACCATTAACAACTTTACTCCCTGAACCTTTCAACAAATGAGTCCACTGAAACCTTGAAGACGCATCATCATCCCTCAATGGATAACCCTGAAAACTTCTCAAACGTTCATCACCATTTCCACTCATCACAACGAAACCAATCCCTCTTTCATCAACTTCCAAATGTGGCGAACATCCGTGTTCTCTCTCAACAATTCTCTCTCCATGTAGATCCGTTTCTCTTCTACTATCATTAACCACCATGTCTCTTCCTTCCTTCATCATTAACCCaaaaatcaaaccctaaaaGTTTCAAACCTCAACCAACATATGCTCCTTCTCGTAAACATCAATCGCAACTcagaaacaacaaacaacataGAAATTTCCTAAACCATTAATTGCAAAAAAACCAACGTAAAATTCATGTTAAAATTTTCGAAAAACGTTTTgttttttcaaaatcaaaacctAACAAAACAATGCATAGAAATCCAtgacaaaaacaaaatttcgaaatacaaaaaataaaaataaaggcgAAAATTACAGTTGATTTTTGCGACAAACCCTAGGCACGATCTTCTCGAAAATTGCCGAAATTCAGCGACGAAAATAATGGAAAATTAAAGCAACAAATTGTTGACGGAAGAGAGCAAAACAATTTAGCAAAGGATATGAAGAATTCCGCAGAAGAAATGTATTGATCTGAGGTTAACGAACATTGGGATTTTGACGTTTCGGAGAAGTTTTTCTGATATGAACAAGAGAGAAAAAGGGAAGATAGTTTACAGTTTTATAATTTTCGCTTGTGTTACTATTCTTTTCgtattttaccttttttttcctcGAAGATTGAAAAGGACTGGAAGATGAATAGCCGTATTTCCGTAGAATGGAATTTCTAGGGGTTATATAAGATCCAACATTGGGGCTTGGGCTAGAAACATTTTTGTATGACGTTGGCCCGATATGAGGTCCATATAtaatataacaattattaaggacaaattttttattaagacaTTCTCACTATGAGATGGCTTGATATGGACTGACCTAAttataatatcttaaaatttaataaaaaaaattatttttatttaggtAACTACTATATAAGTTTAACTTTGGGTTGTTTTTATGAGTTCGTCTCACGGTGTGAAGATACACCCAAAGACTCTAATAGCATCAAAGGACGGAGgtttatgaaataaaatttcaaacgGTGTTTTATTATGTAAGAGAGAAGTTGGTGTGCGATTAATTAAGTGGGCTGTAGCTAAAACACATTCACCCCAGAAAAAAATAGGTAAGTGTGCTTGAAACCTCAAAGCTCTTGCGACATTCaagatatgtttatgttttcgcTCAACTttcccattttgttgtggtgtaccAACACAAGATGTTTGAAATAAAATGCCAGTGGTACTAAAATAATCGAGCAAACAGTTAAACTCTGTCCCATTATCACTTTGTACTACCTTAATTGTTTGTGAGAATTGTCGATCAACCAAAGCAACAAAAGACATAAACACACGAAAAACATCTAATTTGTCAACCAACAAATATATCCACACAGCTCttgaataatcatcaacaatagttAAAAAATATCGAGCACCACATGATGAAATATGACGATATGGACCCCATAAATCGATATGAATTTTTTCAAAGGTTCGAGATGTTTTATTATCACTTATGAAAAATTTGTCTCTAGGATGTTTAGCATGCATACAAACTTCACACCGTGATTGTAAACTATCTTTTGTATTTTGTACATGAGGAATCATCTTAACTATTTTTTCGGAAGGATGTCCGAGTCGACGATGCCACAATTCCAAACTCGATGTTGCAGCAATAATAGAAGCACACGTGGAAGTTtcgggttttctaaaatagtatAGTCCGTCTTTTCTAACTCCCATTCCAATCAGCTCCTTCATGGAGTCCTGTATAGCACAAATAAGAGAAGTAAATTGGACAATTGTCTGTAATTTATCATTAAGTTGAGAAACAGAGAGTAAATTGCAACTCAAATTCGGAACATAAAGAACACCAATGAGAGTAATTTTATCAGATAAATGAACGGAGCCAACCAAAGTAGCAATAACTTGTTCGCCATTCGGCAAACCTATTGGACACTCAAATGGATGAGTATCAAACAACCAGGCCAATTCCCCGGTGACATGATGTGTAGCACCGGTATCAATAATCCACGATGTCATATCAAATTTACCATTAAGACGATTATCGGGAACATTAGTGTTACCAATAACCTCAGAAATTGCCTTCCATTGTTCGGCAGTGAAGGTCTGTCCCAAAGCAGATACGGATGGAGTAACAGTCGAACTACTACTAGTGGCATTAGCACGCGCCTGCCCTCTACCTCGACTGGAAGATTTCTTCCCAGCAAACCAACCATTCGGATAACCAACAGCCTCATAGCAATGATTAGAATCATGCCCTCGCTTCTTGCAATGACCACAAGTAGTATCAGCCCAACAACGAGAGGCTTCATGACCAAGCTTATTACATTTAGAACATAGTGGTCGCTCAGAAGAACCACGAACCCGAACGGCCTTAGTACGAACAGCAAAGCCTAGAACATCTTGCGGTTTATGATCAACCACGAGCCTTGATTTTCGCACCCGTTCTTCTTGAGTGACTAACTGATAAGCACGATCAAGATTGGGTAGAGGGTCTTGCGAAAGAATTTGGGTTCGTAAAGGCCcataaaaatcagaattcagTCCCATTAAAAATTCATGTAATTGATTTTGCTCCCGACGTGTTTCATGTAAAAAACCACAATTGCAAGAAGAAATAGAGCATGAGATTAAAGGTTCATGATGATCCAATTCTTGCCATAAAGAATGAAGTTTACCGTAATAAACCGATACGGGCATCTCCTTTGTTTGTTCGCACTTAGCAATTGAAGATTTCAATTGCTGAATTCTCGGACCGTTAGTTTGAGCATACCGTTGTTTAAGATGATCCCAAAATGGCTTGGCCTCCCAAAATTTGGATAAAGAAGAGCGTATTTCAGGATCAATTGTATTTGAGATCCAGGAAATAAGCATAGCATTAATGGGCGTCCAGTCTGATCGGGTGCATGGCGGCGAAGGAGTAGTGATGGTGCCATCCAAGAACTCGAATTTACGGCGAGCTTCAAGAGCCATTTGAATATCGGCTGCCCAAGAATCGTAATTATCGGACTTCAATCGGGTTGGAGTGATGAAATCGCCCGGTCGATCTTGTGAACCAAGATAATAGGGAGAATTGGGTTTGATTTCTGGTGGTGGCGGTGGTGGCGGTGGAGTCGTGCCCGCCATTGAAGAGGAAGGAAGAAAGTTAGcctgataccatgaagatttTGGAAGAATCTGAAAGAAGCAAATATCATTCCAgttgttttatttcatttggTAAAGTTTATTTATATTACATGAGAATTTATCTTAATTTTGTCCTATATGACTAATATGACTAAAATGCCCCCTCAatacggtgagacggtctcatacaaagcTTGTTGATTATTAAAGAGTTCTAACAAGTTTTGTATAAGAgaatctcaccatgagacgagttcataaaatcaatttattttctAATCAGTAATCACTAAATCATTATAAAttgtcactttaaaattataagtgattaatcTAAGGATATAATTGAGtgctttaaggttataaatatcACTTCAAAGTTATAATCGATCACTCTAAAATTGTAACTGATCactaaggttataagtgatcactttaagagtataaaatgatcactctaaaattataagtaattactttaaaattatatataaatggcTATTTAAGATTGTTAGTGACGTTGCTCTGACTAtgtttttgctgatttttcCCATAAATATATCTCACCTTTCcctctaaaaaaattataaataatcattgtaCAGCTAtgtcactttaaagttataaatgtACATTGAGTCAATCAATAAATTGGTCTTATTATAAAACCGtcttatttgagaatttgtatAAATGTTCTCTATTGTCATGAATATGGTTGAATTAATTTACACCTAATCGTTGCATTACTCAAACCATCATCACCGTCATCTAGGGAGGTATGGAAGACAATAAATATTACCCTAATTAAAGAAGATTGCGGCCTATTAGACTCTCGACTCGAGGAACTTGCAAATGTAAACAAAAGCATACAAGACAAGCCAATGCAACACAAATATTAAGGCTAAACATGAAccaaagaataataaaaagtaatcatatagacaacaaaaataaataaggtataGGTAATTATCTATGATCTGAGACACAAATATAATGTCTCCAACTATTTTTATCACTAGTCTAGTCCATAAAGAAGTGTAACTCACTCATGTAACAAGATAGATTGAACTGCAACTTGATTGAGTTTACCTTTTAATTTAGTTTGAAAAAATTCTATGGCACAATACTCCATACTGAATATAAAGTATAAACTACACATTAATGTATTAAAAACACAtctataaactaaattaaaagtaGATTAAACAAATACACCTATAATAAAATCAcacataaataaacaaaatcccACATTGATACGCTAAACAACTTTATGAGGAATAAATGACCCAGAAGATAAACATGCATCAAAATCCTAATAATACAAGCCCAAGGTTTTGATCCAAGTTAAGAAGCTAAGGTCCAACAAAGGGAAAAGGCTAGATAGCGTTCGAAACCATCCAAGCCAAGATGATGGTTTGTTTGATTCAAACCTTTTCAAATATCGCACGATAGATTCAAGTTCATAAAAGTACAATATCAATTCCAGTCTAAGATGCACAGTCAAGACAAGTTTAAATCTAAGAAATAACTCTTAATTTCAAGGGACAAGATTTCAAGACTCGTTTATGTTGAAAACTGGTTCATGATGCAACTCTCAATCCCATAAAGAAGATTCAAAGCTACATTAGCGCCTACATAAGTGGAGGACGGAATTTTAAGAGAATAAAAATTCATCCAAATGcacttataaagaaattttaaaCTGACTAGTGCTCAAATCAGGCTAAGCCTTATCGAAAATGAAGGCTTCGACAACTTTAAGACACGTCTATCTTaaattaatcatattaaaagctatattttccttttatttagcGTAGTTTCATAGTTTTCTATTTTCaagcaatttattttttatcttcttATAAGTTAATTAAAAATCTTGATGTTCTATAAATTCACTCAAATGTAATGAAAACAAATGGTATATTCTTGATCAAATATTTAAAGAGCTTTTTAGTTTTTGTCATAGGTCTTTTTAGGGTTAAAGAGTGAAATATTCGTCCATGCTAATAAGACCACTAAaacaattatgtaaatttttacaatacgttacataatttttttaacactattattattgcccatttgttttcattttttgattttagttCTTAGTTTCTGAAAAGCTATAAACCAAATATAAGAAactagaaaaaataatttttactttgtagttgttaatttataaaattatcatgtttccattaaatttgactaactttttattctttatatatatatatatatatatatatatatatatatatatatatatatatatatatatatatatatatatatatatatatatatatataaatataatatcacttaaaaaaaaaataaaaaaaaaaaaaaaaaaaaaccacagtGTTATCATTCATAATGGATATTTTAACAAATGCAGTGAATGTGAGTATTAACACCCAAAGTGAGCATTTTAACACCAAGATAACTAATTTAACATTTACAAGGAACATTTTAATAAACATATATAGTGCAAGTGAACATTTTAAAATCGTATCTAAAGTGGATAGTTTTAACAAGTGGCTAATTTCATATTCACAATGGATATTCTACACGTATTGTGAAAGTGGGCATGTAACACTCAAAGTGAATGTTTTTACATTCAAAGTGGCTAATTTTGACAAGTATATAGTGAAAGTGGGGAGgttttaaatttgataaataatttattaacccCAGATTAATATAAGACGTGTATCATCGTAAAATTGTCTCATATAATTATTTGTCATATATATACCTCTTTAATTATTATGAGAGATCATCTATAGTCGGACGCTATTCACATGTTGATATTCACTCATGCAAATTCACGTTTACATTTCCTCATTCAACTCAAATCACTCAAGGTGCCATGCCATCCAAATGCCAAGCTAGCCATGAGCCAATGCAACCAAACTACATTGCCAGCACAAACAGGCAGAGATAGTTACCTTTGATTCAAACTACTAACTACTCTCCATCATGGAAATCAGAATTCCTTAACAAACTTTTTCAATATAAAATAGTCATAACCATAATTAAAGCACAATAAAGCAAATAATACAGGAGATAACCTTAAAGAAAAAGTAGTTTACTCAACAATATGCATAAAGAAGATTATTAGAGACCTTAATTTAAATCAAAAAGTACTATAATCAAGAACACCCGTCAATTAATTTTACACTTAGAATATTTAGCATCATGTATGAGGAGAATATGTGCTATACAAAGAGGTGTTTATTCGGATTATCAGGCCGATTTCGAGTAAGGTATTTCAGGTCGGTTTAAAATCGGGTCTTGTGTCCACATTAGTTTTTACTTAATTGTAAGTCAATTTTTAAATCGAATCGAGTCGGATTTGGTTATAAGGTCTGGTGAATATAGGTTTTGTTTCAATTACTTCTTACCATTCTAGTGCAAATAAATATCGTACGAAAGGATgtaaaaaaatatctaaaatacCATCAATTTAACCTTTTAATTCTTTAGTATAAATATAGGATTCCAAAGTTTATAGTGTAGATTATAGCAAAGTTGCTGTCATGTTGGGACTAAACAGATCATTGACCTACTTTTCTATGATCTCTTGCATATCTTTATTTCAACCAATCAATGTCAGAACTTTTCtgataaataaatttaagttttgTTAGATGAATTGGATTATTAGATATCTGATTATTGTTCAATAATATTTACTATATAACAATTTTGTAGAATACTTACTATGTTGTTCTTGAAAAGTATGACAAGAGTAGGGCTCATATTTTGTATAATCTATTTTAAATTCTCAGAGTCCTCTAAGaaacaatattaaaaatgaataaactttTAACAGATTTCAtccttttttttccttaatttgcattattaaaCAAAATGTAAGAATTTTTTCAATGCGgcaaataaaaaggaaattgTTGAAAAATAAGATAGAAATAATAGaactattaaaattattagttttagattatatcttttcattattttttgggAAATAGTTAGGACTctaaatttttagttaagaaaatatatatttcttgaATTAATTATGACTATCTATTATAAATAGAGGTCATTAAAAATGTAGAGCAAATACTGAAAAAcacaaacaataaaataaaataatcttgTTTCTTTGTTTAATTTGGTATCAGGAGCCAATTTGACCTAAattaaatcttaaaaaccccaaaaaactAAATCACTGCAATCGAAAAAACTCCAATTACCATGATCCAATTATTGTAAGTATTACGATAAATTATCACTCACAATTAAACTCATATGATAACAATACTCCAATAAATATCTACGAAAAATTAAACAACCACAATTAGATTATATGGTCATGATTAATGCATCTAGAAATTAGTGAAAGGGGACGTCTCAATCATATCGTTGTTAATCCTCCTCCAAGAACTGACCAAGATTatatttacggcccgtttggttaatgATACTAATTgctggtaatgagaatgatttgtagtgcaaaatttttatgatatgtatcatgttaTTACCATataccatggtaatgaaagcttgatcataaaaaacttttttttttcacaatttttcattaccacctaataccatatGTTTAAGTGCTAAtccattggaatgaattttatgaagaaaatgaactttttgaaggagaataagtatgatcattaaatttatcaagaga
The sequence above is drawn from the Amaranthus tricolor cultivar Red isolate AtriRed21 chromosome 5, ASM2621246v1, whole genome shotgun sequence genome and encodes:
- the LOC130812620 gene encoding uncharacterized protein LOC130812620, producing the protein MMKEGRDMVVNDSRRETDLHGERIVEREHGCSPHLEVDERGIGFVVMSGNGDERLRSFQGYPLRDDDASSRFQWTHLLKGSGSKVVNGEKKGLQDSVCAPYGRRYDGLVEKLKPVDGETIRNLPDYDCNGGRAKCHEVTRNVTGTADDSKYPRTIRNLTDHPAEDSEYMRLRNVTDLPAEASEYRLIKNVTGRLADDSEYHRPIRNVTDRSAEDCGYRRPMRIVTDLSTEDLRQTRNISGLPDGDSKYNGCTKNMTDYSTEYDECARKVANHPLEDGEYPRCVRTGHLIDEAANQRLTRSVIGCFFEDDGRIRRREYPQHTDRQSPRNTDEKGYCLRSRNDDSSPCLTPHSQSNDRNNSFRRTSYTEFEGPHQKVFHHQLDCLATDDCISPSSCYGAHGMLYSKARANARHIPSEDITRLKSKYNQNYAEYIYSTNPNSGKLNRMALSEDIYDKYEDVAYYSGRGDAFETGVVDPSLTTYGFTSNSRECAFEENELHSFSHTLQEASNVDMNDFNRTAHEIDYGRVNLETMNRYLEYGTMATHEQEYLYQSDELGYAVSYEDQTWNHPLLDDRALYVDENQQHRSESGDVDLRDQLSKHHKRKRGFVDNTKWSKHRTSNLGGRGALSYDNAEPDNEFFHPNKRSSHHIQSKKNAGMSKTDHTLSFGSLSEELQSRLSKPCESESNALKNRLKRNCFAPRILRPQSSKFLKGNGNRVRTLNVGYSTSAPRASGKAKPTQIKKRLKPAHHRDVSPSDPQASQLGLNLESQQKLTTKNPESTKEAGLFHVADLDQSTLKVKPAEKDPPENSLELKCQVDNWFLKCILYLNGNPGRQKKFKELGSGGTLKCIICSSYKEFMQTKDVAMHAFTSLKVGLRTPHLGFHRALCVLMGWDPSAQSNGRWICKSLPDVEACSLKEDIIVWPPVLIVHNGSPKTSYNNEHGKISVGQLENILRDMGLSEGNTRICHGKSGNSNIFLVKFNATFSGMQEAEKLNNVFAEKKHGRAELKEIDAGAECSEGVSQDKIEDALYGYLGIAEDFDKLSYDMRRHYVAKSKKDILAHVQTAI